Proteins encoded within one genomic window of Sphingosinicella ginsenosidimutans:
- a CDS encoding DUF3052 family protein, which translates to MLPRAGHSATPLARKLSLKNGLRVWWDEMPSTVRAEIEKSGLFLQHLIWPEPPVDAAHIFVTARAELDVLRRLRAALAPDGFVWVSWPKCGSGVAGEVDEATIRDAAIPLGLVDTKVCAIDATWSALKLVIRKELREPDAPAAR; encoded by the coding sequence ATGCTGCCCAGAGCCGGCCACAGCGCGACGCCGCTCGCGCGCAAGCTGTCGTTGAAGAACGGCCTGCGCGTCTGGTGGGATGAGATGCCGTCCACCGTGCGCGCCGAGATCGAGAAGAGCGGCCTCTTCCTCCAGCACCTGATCTGGCCCGAGCCGCCGGTCGACGCCGCGCACATCTTCGTCACCGCGCGCGCCGAGCTCGACGTCCTCCGGCGCCTGCGCGCCGCGCTCGCGCCGGACGGCTTTGTCTGGGTGAGCTGGCCCAAGTGCGGATCGGGCGTCGCCGGCGAGGTCGACGAGGCGACGATCCGCGACGCGGCGATCCCGCTCGGGCTGGTCGATACCAAGGTCTGCGCGATCGACGCGACCTGGTCCGCCCTGAAGCTCGTCATCCGCAAGGAATTGCGCGAGCCCGACGCGCCGGCCGCGCGATGA
- a CDS encoding amidohydrolase family protein, producing the protein MTWVRLLLALAALVAAMPAAARDVAVVGARLYAAPDAAAIDDSIVLIHDGRIAAVGRHGGVAVPDDADRIDARGKVLTAGFWNSHVHLTTDLLIAPDRASDAALGDALAAMFTRWGFTTIFDLASTMAGANEIRSRITDGRVAGPQILTAGEPFYPTGGTPVYARPIYAQHRLPSAEIRSTDEAVARVDRQVGEGADGIKLFTGAIVGGETGVLVMPAAQVRAIAAEAHRHGRPVFAHPTNGAGVQVAVENGVDILAHSAPLMGAWPADFAHDLAQRHVALIPTLSLFEHYPAEATPVAIAVQQVRALAEAGGDILFGTDAGFMDVYDTSAEYRLLAGAIDWRAILAALTTTPARRFGQSGSRGRIAPGMVADLVLLDGDPARDTTAFAHVWMTLKDGRAIFRAGD; encoded by the coding sequence ATGACCTGGGTTCGTTTGCTCCTCGCCTTGGCGGCGCTCGTCGCGGCCATGCCGGCCGCAGCGCGCGACGTGGCGGTGGTCGGGGCGCGCCTCTATGCGGCGCCCGACGCCGCGGCGATCGACGACAGCATCGTGCTGATCCACGACGGGCGGATCGCCGCGGTCGGGCGGCACGGCGGCGTCGCGGTGCCGGACGATGCGGACAGGATCGACGCGCGCGGCAAGGTGCTGACCGCCGGCTTCTGGAACAGCCATGTCCACCTGACCACGGACCTGCTGATCGCGCCCGACCGGGCTTCGGACGCGGCGCTCGGCGACGCGCTCGCCGCGATGTTCACGCGCTGGGGCTTCACGACGATTTTCGATCTCGCCTCGACGATGGCGGGCGCGAACGAGATTCGATCGCGCATCACCGACGGCCGCGTGGCCGGGCCGCAGATCCTGACCGCCGGCGAGCCCTTCTACCCGACGGGCGGGACGCCGGTCTACGCGCGGCCGATCTATGCCCAGCATCGTCTTCCCTCGGCCGAAATCCGTTCGACGGACGAGGCGGTCGCCCGCGTCGACCGGCAGGTGGGCGAAGGGGCCGACGGGATCAAGCTGTTCACCGGCGCGATCGTCGGCGGCGAGACAGGGGTGCTGGTGATGCCGGCGGCGCAGGTCCGGGCGATCGCGGCGGAAGCGCACCGGCACGGCAGGCCCGTCTTCGCCCATCCGACCAACGGAGCCGGCGTCCAGGTCGCGGTGGAGAACGGCGTCGACATCCTTGCCCACAGCGCGCCATTGATGGGGGCCTGGCCGGCGGACTTCGCCCATGATCTCGCGCAGCGGCACGTGGCGCTGATCCCGACGCTGAGCCTGTTCGAACATTATCCGGCCGAAGCGACGCCGGTGGCGATTGCGGTGCAGCAGGTGCGTGCGCTCGCCGAAGCGGGCGGCGACATCCTGTTCGGCACCGACGCTGGGTTCATGGACGTTTACGACACCAGCGCCGAATATCGCCTGCTCGCCGGCGCGATCGACTGGCGGGCTATCCTCGCGGCGCTGACGACGACCCCGGCCCGCCGCTTCGGCCAGAGCGGATCGCGGGGCCGGATCGCGCCGGGCATGGTGGCGGACCTCGTCCTGCTGGACGGCGATCCCGCCCGCGACACGACCGCCTTCGCCCATGTGTGGATGACGTTGAAGGACGGCCGGGCGATCTTTCGCGCCGGCGACTGA
- a CDS encoding DUF418 domain-containing protein — MTEAPTAAPAGARIATLDIVRGVAVMGILAMNIVAFALPENAYMNPRAAGYEGPADIASWAVAFVFVDGKMRGLFSFLFGASMLLVVERAEAAGRSGAAVHYRRMAWLLVFGLAHFYLVWSGDILSLYAPIGMIAYAFWASRPRLLIAIAIGLLLFQFALFASLAATVFDAARAAAAPHADVDALLRWREMQAGSGLYSPAELRETLAVYRGSWWGIVRHNFDENGLAPVRSVLFIGAETLAYMLLGMAALKTGFLSGRWSNRAYAIAAAIGFGIGVPAYALLARWCIEADFAVPVLVAGSLAASVPFRPAMIVGTAALIILATRGHGRLTRRIAAAGRAAFTNYLGTSLLMTAIFYGYGLGLFGHVRRVDLWWFVIGAWALMLLWSKPWLDRFAYGPFEWLWRSLARGEPQPMRRRAPA; from the coding sequence GTGACCGAGGCGCCGACGGCCGCGCCCGCTGGCGCGCGCATCGCCACGCTCGATATCGTTCGCGGCGTCGCGGTGATGGGCATATTGGCGATGAACATCGTCGCCTTCGCATTGCCTGAAAACGCCTATATGAACCCGCGCGCCGCCGGTTATGAGGGCCCGGCGGACATCGCCTCCTGGGCCGTCGCCTTCGTGTTCGTCGACGGCAAGATGCGCGGCCTCTTCTCCTTCCTGTTCGGCGCCTCGATGCTGCTGGTCGTCGAGCGGGCGGAGGCGGCGGGGCGCAGCGGCGCCGCCGTCCATTATCGCCGCATGGCCTGGCTGCTCGTCTTCGGCCTCGCCCATTTCTACCTTGTCTGGTCGGGCGACATCCTGTCGCTCTACGCGCCGATCGGCATGATCGCCTACGCCTTCTGGGCCTCCCGCCCGCGGCTGCTCATTGCCATCGCCATCGGCCTCCTCCTCTTCCAGTTCGCCTTGTTCGCGAGCTTGGCCGCGACGGTGTTCGATGCGGCGCGGGCCGCCGCCGCGCCCCATGCGGACGTCGACGCCTTGCTCCGCTGGCGGGAGATGCAGGCCGGCTCCGGCCTCTACTCGCCCGCCGAGCTTCGCGAGACCCTGGCCGTCTATCGCGGTTCCTGGTGGGGGATCGTCCGGCACAATTTCGACGAGAACGGCCTGGCGCCGGTGCGGAGCGTCCTCTTCATCGGCGCCGAAACGCTCGCCTACATGCTGCTCGGCATGGCCGCGCTGAAGACGGGTTTCCTCTCCGGCCGCTGGTCGAACCGCGCTTATGCCATCGCCGCGGCGATCGGCTTCGGCATCGGGGTGCCCGCTTATGCCCTGCTCGCCCGCTGGTGCATCGAGGCCGATTTCGCGGTGCCGGTGCTGGTGGCGGGCAGCCTTGCCGCCTCGGTCCCGTTCCGCCCGGCGATGATCGTCGGGACGGCGGCGCTCATCATCCTCGCGACCCGGGGCCACGGCCGGCTCACCCGCCGCATCGCCGCCGCCGGCCGCGCCGCCTTCACCAACTATCTCGGCACCAGCCTGCTGATGACCGCGATCTTCTACGGCTACGGGCTTGGCCTGTTCGGCCATGTCCGCCGCGTCGATCTGTGGTGGTTCGTGATCGGCGCCTGGGCGCTGATGCTGCTCTGGTCGAAGCCGTGGCTCGATCGCTTCGCCTACGGCCCGTTCGAATGGCTGTGGCGCAGCCTCGCGCGCGGCGAGCCGCAGCCGATGCGGCGGCGCGCGCCCGCCTGA
- the trpA gene encoding tryptophan synthase subunit alpha yields MSRYAAIFRRNEGAFGAFVMLGDPDLETSARILDTLVEGGADMIEVGIPFSDPVADGPVIQAAAVRALEKGVTPADCFALLGAFRARHADVPVGILTYANLVVARGRDAFYRAAAEAGVDSVLVADVPEIEAAPFAQAARAAGIDPVLIAAANTPDDRIARIAALGGGYTYCVTRAGITGADQAVRFDHAALIDALARNGAPPPVFGFGISKPDHVAAALAAGAAGAISGSAIVQRIADHPDDPAGAVRSFVAAMKGATRIREAVQG; encoded by the coding sequence ATGAGCCGTTATGCCGCCATCTTCCGCCGCAACGAAGGCGCGTTCGGCGCCTTCGTGATGCTCGGCGACCCCGATCTCGAGACGAGCGCGCGGATCCTCGACACGCTGGTCGAGGGCGGGGCCGACATGATCGAGGTCGGCATCCCCTTTTCCGATCCGGTCGCCGACGGGCCGGTGATCCAGGCCGCGGCGGTGCGGGCGCTGGAAAAGGGGGTGACGCCGGCCGACTGCTTCGCCTTGCTCGGTGCGTTCCGCGCGCGCCACGCCGACGTGCCGGTCGGCATCCTCACTTATGCCAATCTCGTCGTCGCGCGCGGGCGCGACGCCTTCTATCGCGCGGCGGCCGAGGCTGGCGTCGACAGCGTGCTCGTCGCCGACGTGCCGGAGATCGAGGCGGCACCCTTCGCCCAGGCGGCGCGGGCGGCCGGGATCGATCCGGTGCTGATCGCCGCCGCGAACACGCCCGACGATCGGATCGCGCGGATCGCCGCGCTCGGCGGCGGCTACACCTATTGCGTGACGCGCGCGGGGATCACGGGCGCGGACCAGGCGGTGCGGTTCGATCATGCGGCGCTGATCGACGCGCTCGCCCGCAACGGCGCGCCGCCGCCCGTCTTCGGCTTCGGAATCTCGAAGCCCGATCATGTCGCGGCGGCGCTCGCAGCCGGGGCGGCGGGGGCGATCTCGGGCTCGGCGATCGTGCAGCGGATCGCCGACCATCCCGACGATCCCGCCGGCGCGGTCCGCAGCTTCGTCGCGGCGATGAAGGGGGCGACGCGGATTCGCGAGGCGGTGCAGGGCTAG
- the der gene encoding ribosome biogenesis GTPase Der — protein sequence MSRLPVLAIVGRPNVGKSTLFNRLVGKKLALVDDRPGVTRDRREGDASLLGLEFRVIDTAGYEDEDPDTLPGRMRAQTEAAVRGADAALFLIDARAGLTPLDEEIARWLRTQTVPVVLAANKAEGRSGEAGLIEAFSLGLGEPIAISAEHGEGIADLFEQLLPHLERETDEEEGEADRAAPLKLAIVGRPNAGKSTLVNAMLGQDRLITGPEAGITRDSIAIDWSWRDREGVDHAVRLIDTAGMRKRAKVEDKLEKLSVADARRAVDFAEVVVLLLDGTRGLEAQDLRIADAVLQEGRALIVAINKWDVAENPGGLFQGIRAALDEGLSQARGLPLLTVSGKTGKGIDALVEAALALRATWSARVSTGQLNRWFEGAIEKNPPPAPGGKRIKLRYITQVGTRPPSFVLFGTRVDQLPDSYLRYLVNGIKRELGFATVPVRLAARAPRNPYRPK from the coding sequence ATGTCGCGACTGCCTGTCCTTGCCATCGTCGGCCGTCCCAATGTCGGCAAGTCCACCCTGTTCAACCGGCTGGTGGGCAAGAAGCTCGCGCTCGTCGACGATCGCCCCGGCGTGACCCGCGACCGGCGCGAGGGCGATGCCAGCCTGCTCGGCCTCGAATTCCGGGTCATCGACACGGCCGGTTATGAGGACGAGGATCCCGACACGCTGCCCGGGCGGATGCGCGCACAGACCGAGGCGGCGGTGCGCGGCGCCGATGCGGCGCTGTTCCTGATCGACGCGCGCGCCGGCCTGACCCCGCTCGACGAGGAGATCGCCCGCTGGCTTCGCACCCAGACCGTGCCGGTGGTCCTGGCCGCCAACAAGGCGGAGGGGCGATCGGGGGAGGCCGGGCTGATCGAAGCGTTTTCGCTCGGGCTGGGCGAGCCGATCGCGATCAGCGCCGAACATGGCGAGGGGATCGCCGACCTGTTCGAGCAATTGCTGCCGCATCTGGAGCGCGAGACAGACGAGGAGGAGGGCGAAGCGGATCGCGCCGCGCCGCTGAAGCTCGCCATCGTCGGGCGGCCCAATGCCGGCAAATCGACGCTGGTCAACGCGATGCTGGGCCAGGACCGGCTCATCACCGGGCCGGAAGCGGGGATCACCCGCGATTCGATCGCGATCGACTGGAGCTGGCGCGATCGCGAAGGCGTCGACCATGCGGTGCGGCTGATCGACACGGCCGGGATGCGCAAGCGCGCCAAGGTGGAGGACAAGCTCGAAAAGCTGTCGGTCGCCGATGCGCGCCGCGCGGTGGACTTCGCCGAGGTCGTCGTGCTGCTGCTCGATGGCACGCGCGGGCTCGAGGCGCAGGACCTCAGGATCGCCGATGCCGTCCTGCAGGAAGGCCGGGCGCTGATCGTCGCGATCAACAAATGGGACGTCGCGGAAAATCCGGGCGGGCTGTTCCAGGGGATACGCGCCGCGCTGGACGAGGGATTGAGCCAGGCCCGCGGCCTGCCGTTGCTCACCGTTTCCGGCAAGACCGGGAAGGGCATCGACGCGCTTGTCGAGGCGGCGCTGGCGCTGCGCGCGACCTGGTCGGCCCGTGTCTCGACCGGCCAGCTCAACCGCTGGTTCGAGGGCGCGATCGAGAAGAATCCGCCGCCCGCGCCGGGCGGCAAGAGGATCAAGCTGCGCTACATCACCCAGGTCGGCACGCGGCCGCCCAGCTTCGTCCTGTTCGGGACCCGGGTCGACCAGCTGCCGGACTCCTACCTTCGCTACCTGGTGAACGGGATCAAGCGCGAGCTCGGCTTCGCGACCGTGCCGGTGCGCCTCGCCGCGCGCGCCCCGCGCAACCCCTATCGGCCGAAATAG
- the trpB gene encoding tryptophan synthase subunit beta — protein sequence MLSDGRFGDYGGVYVPEILVPALEQLEAAFLEAQADAEFQAELTGLLRTYAGRPTPLTRCRNLGSDKARLYLKREDLLHGGAHKTNQVLGQALLARRMGKSRIIAETGAGQHGVATALAGALFGLETRIYMGAHDVARQELNVFRMRLMGAEVVPVTSGQQGLKDAINEALRDWAASFADTHYLLGTVAGPHPFPTIVRDYQRVIGEEARAQILAVEGRLPDAVIACVGGGSNAMGIFADFIDDAGVRLIGVEPAGKGLDGREHGATLLRGRPGVLHGAATYVLQDADGQIEESWSVSAGLDYPAVGPQHAFLKDSGRADYVGATDEEALAAFATLARREGIVCAFESAHALAHALKLAEEADEETVLVVNISGRGDKDMEQARRLMELG from the coding sequence ATGCTGAGCGACGGACGGTTCGGCGACTATGGCGGCGTCTATGTCCCGGAAATCCTGGTGCCGGCGCTCGAACAGCTCGAAGCGGCATTTCTCGAGGCGCAGGCCGACGCGGAGTTCCAGGCGGAGCTGACCGGCCTGCTGCGAACCTATGCCGGGCGGCCGACGCCGCTCACCCGGTGCCGCAACCTCGGATCGGACAAGGCGCGGCTCTACCTCAAGCGCGAGGATCTGCTCCACGGCGGCGCGCACAAGACCAACCAGGTGCTCGGCCAGGCGCTGCTCGCCCGGCGGATGGGCAAAAGCCGGATCATCGCCGAGACCGGCGCCGGCCAGCACGGCGTCGCGACCGCGCTCGCCGGCGCGCTGTTCGGCCTGGAAACGCGCATCTACATGGGCGCGCACGATGTCGCGCGGCAGGAGCTCAACGTCTTCCGGATGCGGCTGATGGGCGCCGAGGTGGTGCCGGTGACGAGCGGGCAGCAGGGCCTCAAGGACGCGATCAACGAGGCGCTGCGCGACTGGGCGGCGAGCTTCGCCGACACCCATTATCTGCTCGGCACCGTCGCCGGCCCGCACCCCTTCCCGACGATCGTTCGCGATTACCAGCGGGTGATCGGCGAGGAGGCGCGCGCGCAGATCCTCGCGGTCGAGGGACGGCTGCCCGACGCGGTGATCGCCTGCGTCGGCGGCGGATCGAACGCGATGGGCATTTTCGCCGACTTCATCGACGATGCCGGCGTCCGGCTGATCGGCGTCGAGCCGGCGGGCAAGGGGCTGGACGGGCGCGAGCATGGCGCGACCCTGCTGCGCGGCCGCCCCGGCGTGCTGCACGGCGCGGCGACCTATGTGCTGCAGGACGCGGACGGGCAGATCGAGGAAAGCTGGTCGGTCTCGGCGGGCCTCGATTATCCGGCGGTCGGGCCGCAACATGCCTTTCTGAAGGACAGCGGCCGGGCCGATTATGTCGGCGCGACCGACGAGGAGGCGCTGGCCGCCTTCGCGACGCTGGCGCGGCGCGAGGGGATCGTGTGCGCGTTCGAATCGGCGCACGCGCTCGCCCACGCGCTGAAGCTGGCCGAAGAAGCGGACGAAGAGACGGTGCTGGTCGTCAACATTTCGGGGCGGGGCGACAAGGACATGGAGCAGGCGCGCCGCCTGATGGAGCTGGGATGA
- a CDS encoding tetratricopeptide repeat protein, whose product MAIKPTESETFLREVDEELRKEQLNNFVARYGWALIAAAVLVLAGIAGLIWYQGHRAEQRDQQAEALTDALDKMEAGNRNAALPKLAELADSRSPGYRVAALFARANAQIEQNQLPAAIATLRSIADNDDFAEPYRQAALVRQTALEFDRLPPQVVVQRLTPLAQPGQPWFGTAGEMVAIAQLKLHRPELAGPMFGRIARDENVPGSIRARAVQMAGSLGVNAVESLGSPAAAAQAAPEAPAQAAAAPPPATERNSQ is encoded by the coding sequence TTGGCGATCAAGCCGACCGAAAGCGAGACCTTCCTGCGGGAAGTCGATGAAGAGCTCCGCAAGGAACAACTGAACAATTTCGTCGCCCGCTACGGCTGGGCGCTGATCGCCGCGGCGGTGCTGGTCCTCGCCGGGATCGCCGGGCTGATCTGGTACCAGGGCCACCGCGCCGAGCAGCGCGACCAGCAGGCCGAGGCGCTGACCGACGCGCTCGACAAGATGGAAGCCGGCAACCGCAACGCCGCCTTGCCGAAGCTCGCCGAGCTCGCCGACAGCCGCTCGCCCGGCTATCGCGTCGCCGCTCTCTTCGCGCGGGCCAATGCCCAGATCGAGCAGAACCAGCTTCCGGCCGCGATCGCGACGCTGCGCTCGATCGCCGACAATGACGATTTCGCCGAGCCCTACCGGCAGGCGGCGCTGGTGCGGCAGACCGCGCTCGAATTCGATCGGCTGCCGCCGCAGGTGGTCGTCCAGCGCCTGACCCCGCTGGCGCAGCCGGGCCAGCCCTGGTTCGGTACCGCCGGCGAGATGGTGGCCATCGCCCAGCTCAAGCTGCACCGGCCCGAACTTGCCGGACCGATGTTCGGCCGCATCGCGCGCGACGAGAACGTGCCCGGATCGATCCGCGCCCGCGCCGTCCAGATGGCCGGATCGCTCGGCGTCAACGCGGTCGAATCGCTCGGGTCGCCCGCGGCGGCGGCGCAGGCCGCTCCCGAGGCCCCGGCCCAGGCGGCCGCGGCTCCACCGCCCGCAACCGAGAGGAACAGTCAATGA
- a CDS encoding (2Fe-2S)-binding protein — protein sequence MIVCVCNAIRESEVREAARNGASCPTSAYRCFGRKPRCGQCFSFAREIIAAERAA from the coding sequence ATGATCGTTTGCGTCTGTAACGCGATTCGCGAATCCGAGGTGCGCGAGGCCGCGCGCAACGGGGCCTCCTGCCCGACCAGCGCCTATCGCTGCTTCGGGCGCAAGCCGCGCTGCGGCCAGTGCTTCTCCTTCGCGCGTGAGATCATCGCGGCCGAGCGCGCCGCCTGA
- the panB gene encoding 3-methyl-2-oxobutanoate hydroxymethyltransferase translates to MSTYTIDTATSRATPSPAPMKRLTAPALQARKGKEPIVALTAYTMRMAQLLDPHCDLLLVGDSLGQVIYGLPSTIPVSLDMMCAHGAAVVRGSWHAMVAVDMPFGSYEESPEQAFRSAARVMKETGAAAVKLEGGVAMAETVAFLSARGIPVIGHVGLTPQAVNALGGYGARGRSNAEHSKILDDARAIEQAGAFSIVVEGVVETIAREVTAAVSCPVIGIGASAECDGQILVVDDMLGMFERVPRFVKRYGALAQEIAGAVETYAAEVRSRAFPTQDQTYAPKA, encoded by the coding sequence ATGTCCACCTATACGATCGACACCGCGACCAGCCGCGCGACGCCGAGCCCGGCGCCGATGAAGCGGCTCACCGCGCCGGCGCTGCAGGCGCGCAAGGGCAAGGAGCCGATCGTTGCCCTGACCGCCTATACGATGCGGATGGCGCAGCTGCTCGATCCGCATTGCGACCTGCTGCTCGTCGGCGATTCGCTGGGGCAGGTGATCTACGGCCTGCCATCGACCATCCCGGTCAGCCTCGACATGATGTGCGCCCATGGCGCCGCCGTGGTGCGCGGATCGTGGCACGCCATGGTCGCGGTCGACATGCCGTTCGGATCCTATGAGGAAAGCCCCGAACAGGCCTTCCGCAGCGCGGCGCGGGTGATGAAGGAAACCGGCGCCGCCGCGGTCAAGCTCGAAGGCGGGGTGGCGATGGCCGAGACGGTCGCCTTCCTCAGCGCGCGCGGGATTCCGGTGATCGGCCATGTCGGGCTCACGCCGCAGGCGGTCAACGCGCTCGGCGGCTATGGCGCGCGCGGGCGAAGCAATGCCGAACATTCGAAGATCCTCGACGATGCCCGCGCCATCGAACAGGCCGGCGCCTTCTCGATCGTCGTCGAAGGCGTGGTCGAGACGATCGCGCGCGAGGTGACGGCGGCGGTGTCCTGCCCCGTCATCGGCATCGGCGCATCGGCCGAGTGCGACGGCCAGATCCTGGTCGTCGACGACATGCTCGGCATGTTCGAGCGGGTGCCGCGCTTCGTGAAGCGCTACGGCGCGCTGGCGCAGGAGATTGCGGGCGCCGTCGAAACCTATGCCGCCGAGGTGCGATCGCGCGCCTTTCCCACCCAGGACCAGACCTACGCGCCGAAAGCGTGA
- a CDS encoding Hpt domain-containing protein: MRAELGANFVRILGYFREDGAKAVAQIEEAMHNKDTAALVIPSHTIKSEARQFGAELLGQLAEEIEFAARSALESQLFPDHMLPHVARLRPTYDETIARLEKETNPLATRRPSFGRAASNQDFGRL, translated from the coding sequence ATGCGCGCCGAGCTCGGCGCCAATTTCGTGCGGATCCTCGGCTATTTCCGCGAGGACGGCGCCAAGGCCGTCGCCCAGATCGAAGAGGCGATGCACAACAAGGACACCGCCGCGCTCGTCATCCCTTCGCACACGATCAAATCCGAAGCGCGCCAGTTCGGCGCCGAGCTGCTCGGCCAGCTTGCCGAGGAGATCGAGTTTGCGGCGCGCAGCGCGCTCGAATCCCAGCTCTTCCCCGATCACATGCTGCCCCACGTCGCGCGGCTCCGCCCGACCTATGACGAGACGATCGCGCGGCTGGAGAAGGAAACCAACCCGCTCGCCACCCGCCGCCCGAGCTTCGGCCGCGCGGCGAGCAACCAGGATTTCGGGCGGCTCTAG
- a CDS encoding PQQ-binding-like beta-propeller repeat protein: MKRLIAALVVAGLLTGCSTMRGHRRPSTPTVGERIPVLSNENQIEVDAALAGVPVTVPSAYVNADWPTSGGNAAKSMIHVALGDTPQQLWTANIGEGSNVRARLASEPVVGDGRVYTIDITATVRAFDANTGQQLWSHQVRGENSPRETLFGGGVTYDSGHVYAVNGAGDAAALDAATGNQIWLVKPGSPLRGAPTVGVDNVYVLSQDNQLYALDRDTGETHWTATGSFELAGVFGVASPAFAQSTVVAGYSSGELTAYRYENGETVWQDALARTGISTVVGTLSDVDADPVVDNGRVFAVGRGGRMVAIELITGQRAWEVNLAGLSTPWVAGDWVFVVTDRAQLVALARASGRVRWISQLPAFVHPPRTRERGANGENRDKPGEGPIFWRGPVLAGGRLILTSSQGQIVYVNPADGSVQATVETRSAFSLPPIVANNTLYTLDDSGRLTAYR; this comes from the coding sequence ATGAAGCGTCTGATCGCCGCGCTGGTCGTGGCGGGCCTGCTCACCGGCTGCAGCACCATGCGCGGTCACCGCCGCCCCTCGACGCCGACGGTCGGCGAGCGGATCCCGGTGCTGAGCAACGAGAACCAGATCGAGGTCGATGCGGCGCTTGCCGGCGTGCCGGTCACCGTGCCGAGCGCCTATGTCAACGCCGATTGGCCGACATCGGGCGGCAATGCCGCCAAGTCGATGATCCACGTCGCGCTCGGCGACACGCCGCAGCAGCTGTGGACCGCGAATATCGGCGAAGGATCGAACGTCCGCGCCCGCCTCGCCTCCGAGCCGGTGGTCGGCGACGGGCGGGTCTATACGATCGACATCACCGCGACGGTGCGCGCGTTCGACGCCAATACCGGCCAGCAGCTTTGGTCGCACCAGGTGCGCGGCGAGAATTCCCCGCGCGAGACCCTGTTCGGCGGCGGCGTCACCTACGATTCGGGCCATGTCTATGCGGTCAACGGCGCCGGCGATGCCGCCGCGCTCGACGCCGCGACCGGCAACCAGATCTGGCTGGTGAAGCCGGGCAGCCCGCTGCGCGGCGCGCCGACCGTCGGCGTCGACAATGTCTATGTGCTGAGCCAGGACAACCAGCTCTATGCGCTCGACCGCGACACCGGCGAGACCCACTGGACCGCGACCGGATCGTTCGAGCTTGCCGGCGTGTTCGGTGTCGCCTCGCCCGCCTTCGCGCAGAGCACGGTCGTCGCCGGCTATTCCTCCGGCGAACTCACCGCCTATCGCTACGAGAATGGCGAGACGGTCTGGCAGGACGCGCTCGCCCGCACCGGCATCTCGACCGTCGTCGGCACGCTCTCCGACGTCGATGCCGATCCGGTCGTAGACAATGGCCGCGTCTTCGCGGTCGGCCGCGGCGGCCGCATGGTCGCGATCGAGCTGATCACCGGGCAGCGCGCCTGGGAGGTCAACCTCGCCGGCCTTTCGACCCCCTGGGTCGCGGGCGACTGGGTGTTCGTCGTCACCGATCGCGCCCAGCTCGTCGCGCTCGCCCGCGCGTCCGGCCGGGTGCGCTGGATCTCGCAGCTTCCCGCCTTCGTCCATCCGCCGCGCACCCGCGAGCGCGGCGCGAACGGCGAGAATCGCGACAAGCCGGGCGAAGGCCCGATCTTCTGGCGTGGGCCGGTGCTTGCCGGCGGCCGGCTGATCCTGACCAGCTCGCAGGGGCAGATCGTCTACGTGAACCCGGCCGACGGAAGCGTCCAGGCGACGGTGGAGACCCGCTCCGCCTTCTCGCTGCCGCCGATCGTTGCGAACAACACGCTCTACACGCTCGACGACAGCGGCCGCCTGACCGCCTATCGTTGA
- the bfr gene encoding bacterioferritin: MKGDARVIELLNETLRNELTAINQYWLHYRMLDNWGVKRLAEYERHESIDEMKHADTLAERILFLDGLPNFQMLGRLRIGETVEEVLKADLDLEHEAREQLRGAIAHCEEVRDYVSREVFERILESEEEHIDFLETQFEMIRRMGLENYIQLQSKPAED; this comes from the coding sequence ATGAAGGGCGACGCGCGCGTCATCGAACTGTTGAACGAGACGCTGAGGAACGAGCTCACCGCGATCAACCAATATTGGCTGCACTATCGCATGCTCGACAATTGGGGCGTGAAGCGGCTCGCCGAATATGAGCGGCACGAGTCGATCGACGAGATGAAGCATGCCGATACGCTCGCCGAGCGCATCCTCTTCCTCGACGGCCTGCCCAATTTCCAGATGCTCGGGCGCCTCCGCATCGGCGAGACGGTCGAGGAGGTGCTGAAGGCCGATCTCGATCTCGAACATGAAGCGCGCGAGCAGCTTCGCGGCGCGATCGCCCATTGCGAGGAGGTGCGCGACTATGTGAGCCGCGAGGTCTTCGAGCGCATCCTCGAAAGCGAGGAGGAGCATATCGACTTCCTCGAAACCCAGTTCGAGATGATCAGGCGGATGGGCCTCGAAAATTATATCCAGCTGCAGAGCAAGCCCGCCGAGGATTGA